Proteins co-encoded in one Cupriavidus taiwanensis genomic window:
- a CDS encoding BON domain-containing protein, whose product MQSSEAVLTQARAALAHVPYQGHVLHPTIQLRLSDGALILEGEVADIVDKTRAAATLRRVDGVTSVIDHLRVANGGAPVGDGELRDAVCERLLSAVEFHSCKICARVKGKPEAMREPVSERSGWIEVAVQDGVVTLWGQVISLSHMRLAGVLAWWSRGCRCVVNELVVAPAETDRDDEITEALMLVLETDPFVDAAQVSAHTQDRVVTLEGCVNNERTRRQAERDAWYVQGVEDVVNHISLRP is encoded by the coding sequence ATGCAGAGTAGCGAAGCGGTGCTGACGCAGGCGCGCGCAGCCCTGGCCCATGTGCCCTATCAGGGCCATGTCCTCCATCCCACCATCCAGCTGCGGCTCTCGGACGGCGCCCTGATCCTCGAGGGCGAGGTAGCCGATATTGTCGACAAGACCCGGGCCGCGGCGACGCTGCGGCGCGTGGACGGCGTCACCAGCGTGATCGACCACCTGCGCGTGGCCAACGGCGGCGCCCCGGTGGGCGACGGCGAACTGCGCGACGCCGTGTGCGAGCGCCTGCTCAGTGCCGTCGAATTCCACAGTTGCAAGATTTGCGCGCGCGTCAAGGGCAAGCCCGAGGCCATGCGCGAGCCGGTGAGCGAGCGCAGCGGCTGGATCGAGGTCGCGGTGCAGGACGGCGTGGTGACGCTGTGGGGGCAGGTGATCAGCCTGTCGCACATGCGCCTGGCCGGCGTGCTGGCGTGGTGGTCGCGCGGTTGCCGCTGCGTCGTCAACGAACTGGTGGTGGCGCCCGCCGAGACCGACCGCGACGATGAGATCACCGAGGCGCTGATGCTGGTGCTGGAGACCGATCCCTTCGTCGATGCCGCCCAGGTCAGCGCGCATACCCAGGACCGCGTGGTGACGCTCGAGGGCTGCGTCAATAATGAGCGCACGCGCCGCCAGGCCGAGCGCGATGCATGGTACGTGCAGGGCGTGGAAGACGTGGTCAACCACATCTCGCTGCGCCCCTGA
- a CDS encoding GlxA family transcriptional regulator — MPAPTTAIAPSSHNVPLHVRLLWLTQAMPGSLFTTLDVLRTVAGVASLQRPGAAPTLSWQLCRTNGRTLATELPGLVSSTRRARAPGSRTLLVIPALMASNAPHLGELALRDAAALRLVERHARAGGWIAACASGMVLPLQLGLLDGASVGAPWMFQSWMARQYPHCDLASDAAMSVHGQVFSCVAPALQVEFMLRVLGHLHDPDLAQAASQLMLFQPERQRSVPALVSQRWLGRTADSPVYRAIQWLRDHVSEPYRLAAVAQAAAVSERTLLRHFGQVTGMTPLDYLHTLRVERARMLLEVTLHGIHAIAEACGYSDAAAFRRLFQRATGMSMSDYRARFALRARRRYWRMEDTAAKRAPRRGARR, encoded by the coding sequence ATGCCAGCCCCCACTACCGCCATCGCGCCCTCATCCCACAACGTCCCGCTGCACGTGCGCCTGCTGTGGCTGACGCAAGCCATGCCCGGCAGCCTGTTCACCACGCTCGACGTGCTGCGCACGGTGGCGGGCGTGGCCAGCCTGCAGCGCCCCGGCGCCGCGCCCACGCTGAGCTGGCAACTGTGCCGCACCAACGGCCGCACGCTGGCCACCGAGCTGCCGGGACTGGTATCGTCGACCCGGCGCGCGCGCGCGCCGGGCAGCCGCACGCTGCTGGTCATTCCCGCGCTGATGGCCAGCAACGCGCCGCACCTGGGCGAGCTGGCGCTGCGCGATGCCGCGGCGCTGCGGCTGGTGGAGCGCCATGCGCGCGCCGGCGGCTGGATCGCCGCGTGCGCGTCGGGGATGGTGCTGCCGCTGCAGCTGGGCCTGCTGGATGGCGCCAGCGTGGGAGCACCATGGATGTTCCAGAGCTGGATGGCGCGCCAGTACCCGCATTGCGACCTGGCCAGCGACGCGGCCATGAGCGTGCACGGGCAAGTGTTTTCCTGCGTGGCGCCCGCGCTGCAGGTGGAGTTCATGCTGCGCGTGCTGGGCCATCTGCACGATCCCGACCTGGCGCAGGCGGCGTCGCAACTGATGCTGTTCCAGCCCGAGCGCCAGCGCAGCGTGCCGGCGCTGGTGTCGCAACGCTGGCTCGGCCGCACCGCCGACAGCCCGGTCTACCGCGCCATCCAGTGGCTGCGCGACCATGTCTCGGAGCCCTACCGGCTGGCCGCGGTGGCGCAGGCGGCGGCGGTCAGCGAACGCACGCTGCTGCGGCATTTCGGCCAGGTCACCGGCATGACGCCGCTGGACTACCTGCACACGCTGCGTGTCGAGCGTGCCCGCATGCTGCTGGAAGTCACGCTGCACGGCATCCATGCCATTGCCGAAGCCTGCGGCTACAGCGACGCCGCGGCGTTCCGCCGGCTGTTCCAGCGCGCCACCGGCATGTCGATGTCGGACTACCGCGCCCGCTTTGCGCTGCGGGCGCGGCGGCGCTACTGGCGCATGGAAGATACCGCTGCAAAGCGCGCCCCGCGGCGCGGCGCGCGCCGGTAG
- a CDS encoding M20/M25/M40 family metallo-hydrolase → MPFSVRHVAIAAALTLAGAGMPASAAQPDAALLSAAQAAQPKVVQSLKEMVSIESGSANAKGLAQMASYTEKRLQALGAKVERLPVTKGPGTMVKATFTGTGKRRVMLIAHLDTVYPDNTLATQPIREEGNRLYGPGIADDKGGIAVILHSLEILKQQGWRDYAQITVLFNPDEEVGSVGSAETIATLAAQHDVVLSCEPTAAKDVVKAEALLLGASGTATATMQVKGRAAHAGAAPERGRNALLELAHQLQQTRDTASLVPGSQLNWTQAQAGTVRNQIPESAVAYGDVRTTAAGAAEKLKVALQDKVKSSQLVPDTHTTVTMEEGRPPFVADARGRALAKRAQEIYAELDGRTLALAEGTGGATDASYAARSGKPAVVESFGLAGFGYHARDEYIELDSIVPRLYLMTRILQDIGRN, encoded by the coding sequence ATGCCGTTTTCCGTTCGCCACGTTGCCATTGCCGCTGCCCTGACGCTTGCCGGGGCCGGCATGCCGGCCAGTGCCGCGCAGCCCGATGCCGCGCTGCTGTCGGCCGCGCAGGCGGCCCAGCCCAAGGTCGTGCAGTCGCTCAAGGAGATGGTGTCGATCGAATCCGGCAGCGCCAATGCCAAGGGGCTGGCGCAGATGGCCAGCTATACCGAGAAGCGCCTGCAGGCGCTGGGCGCAAAGGTCGAACGCCTGCCCGTGACCAAGGGCCCGGGCACCATGGTCAAGGCCACCTTCACCGGCACCGGCAAGCGCCGCGTCATGCTGATTGCCCACCTGGACACGGTGTACCCCGACAACACGCTGGCGACGCAACCGATCCGCGAGGAGGGCAATCGGCTCTATGGCCCGGGCATCGCCGACGACAAGGGCGGCATCGCCGTGATCCTGCATTCGCTCGAGATCCTGAAGCAGCAGGGCTGGCGCGACTACGCCCAGATCACGGTGCTGTTCAACCCGGACGAGGAGGTGGGCTCGGTCGGTTCGGCCGAAACCATCGCCACGCTGGCCGCGCAGCATGACGTGGTGCTGTCGTGCGAGCCCACCGCGGCCAAGGATGTGGTCAAGGCCGAGGCGCTGCTGCTGGGTGCCTCCGGCACCGCCACCGCCACCATGCAGGTCAAGGGCCGCGCCGCTCACGCCGGCGCCGCGCCGGAGCGTGGTCGCAATGCGCTGCTCGAGCTGGCGCACCAGCTGCAGCAGACGCGCGACACGGCCAGCCTGGTGCCGGGCTCGCAGCTGAACTGGACCCAGGCCCAGGCCGGCACGGTGCGCAACCAGATCCCGGAAAGCGCCGTGGCCTATGGCGACGTGCGCACCACGGCCGCCGGTGCCGCCGAAAAGCTGAAGGTGGCGCTGCAGGACAAGGTCAAGTCCAGCCAGCTGGTGCCCGACACCCACACCACGGTGACGATGGAAGAGGGCCGTCCGCCGTTCGTCGCCGACGCGCGCGGCCGCGCGCTCGCCAAGCGCGCGCAGGAAATCTATGCCGAACTGGACGGCCGCACGCTGGCGCTGGCAGAAGGCACCGGCGGCGCCACCGACGCCAGCTACGCCGCCCGCTCGGGCAAGCCTGCGGTGGTGGAAAGCTTCGGGCTGGCGGGCTTCGGCTACCACGCGCGCGACGAATACATCGAACTGGATTCGATCGTGCCGCGCCTGTACCTGATGACCCGGATCCTGCAGGATATCGGCCGCAACTGA
- a CDS encoding phospholipase D family protein, with the protein MPLPTDAAFPHRRLRASSLMLCCATLLGGCALPPLNPRTESFALTPAEAESTPLGRALAGEVARHPGLSGIHPLENAYAAFAARVHLARTAQRTLDVQYYIWRDDLTGTLLLETLHEAAERGVRVRLLLDDNGIAGMDERLAAMDAHPHVEVRIFNPFVIRQPKALNFLTDFRRLNRRMHNKSFTADGVATIIGGRNVGDEYFGATDGVLFADLDVIAVGPAAGEVAQDFDRYWSSASAYPVDRLLPPVSVERLQALVGQAREVERNPAAAAYLAAVRELPDVRRMLDGTLQFQWASTRMVSDNPAKALGEASRSTLVAHQLREILGEPQRTLDLVSPYFVPSTGGTSFFTDMAQRGVAVRVLTNALEATDVAAVHSGYAKRRKQLLEAGVDLYELRRAAEPRKKEERAGPFGSSGSSLHAKTFAVDGNRVFVGSFNFDPRSAMINTELGFIIDSPALAGRIESTFASVVPQAAYQVRLDETGRLYWLERRDGEVIRHDTEPNTSWWRRLGIWFLSILPIESML; encoded by the coding sequence ATGCCATTGCCGACCGACGCCGCGTTCCCCCATCGCCGCCTGCGCGCCAGTTCGCTGATGCTGTGCTGCGCCACCCTGCTCGGCGGCTGCGCGCTGCCGCCGCTGAATCCCCGCACCGAATCCTTTGCACTGACGCCGGCCGAAGCCGAGTCCACGCCGCTGGGCCGGGCGCTGGCCGGCGAAGTGGCGCGCCACCCGGGGCTGAGCGGCATCCATCCGCTGGAGAACGCCTACGCCGCCTTTGCCGCGCGCGTGCATCTGGCCCGCACCGCCCAGCGCACGCTCGACGTGCAGTACTACATCTGGCGCGATGACCTGACCGGCACGCTGCTGCTCGAGACCCTGCACGAAGCCGCCGAGCGTGGCGTGCGCGTGCGCCTGCTGCTCGACGACAACGGCATTGCCGGCATGGACGAACGGCTGGCCGCGATGGACGCGCACCCGCATGTCGAAGTGCGCATCTTCAACCCGTTCGTGATCCGCCAGCCCAAGGCGCTCAATTTCCTGACGGATTTCCGGCGCCTGAACCGGCGCATGCACAACAAGTCGTTCACCGCCGACGGCGTCGCCACCATCATCGGCGGGCGCAATGTCGGCGACGAATACTTCGGCGCCACCGACGGCGTGCTGTTCGCCGACCTCGACGTGATCGCGGTCGGCCCCGCAGCCGGCGAGGTGGCGCAGGATTTCGACCGCTACTGGTCCAGCGCCTCGGCGTATCCGGTGGACCGGCTGCTGCCGCCGGTCAGCGTGGAACGGCTGCAGGCGCTGGTCGGGCAGGCCCGCGAGGTCGAGCGCAACCCGGCCGCCGCGGCCTACCTGGCCGCGGTGCGCGAACTGCCTGACGTGCGGCGGATGCTGGACGGCACGCTGCAATTCCAGTGGGCAAGCACGCGCATGGTCAGCGACAACCCCGCCAAGGCCCTGGGCGAAGCCTCGCGCAGCACGCTGGTGGCGCACCAGCTGCGCGAGATCCTGGGCGAGCCGCAGCGCACGCTCGACCTGGTCTCGCCCTACTTCGTGCCCTCGACCGGCGGCACGTCCTTTTTTACCGACATGGCACAGCGCGGGGTCGCGGTGCGCGTGCTGACCAATGCGCTGGAGGCCACCGACGTGGCCGCCGTGCATTCCGGCTATGCCAAGCGGCGCAAGCAGCTGCTCGAGGCCGGCGTGGACCTGTACGAACTGCGGCGCGCGGCCGAGCCCCGCAAGAAGGAGGAACGCGCCGGCCCCTTCGGCAGTTCCGGTTCCAGCCTGCACGCCAAGACCTTCGCGGTCGACGGCAACCGGGTGTTCGTGGGTTCGTTCAATTTCGATCCGCGTTCGGCCATGATCAACACCGAACTCGGCTTTATCATCGACAGCCCCGCGCTGGCGGGCCGGATCGAATCCACCTTCGCCAGCGTGGTTCCACAAGCGGCCTACCAGGTCCGGCTGGACGAGACCGGCCGGCTCTACTGGCTGGAACGGCGCGACGGCGAAGTGATCCGCCACGACACCGAGCCCAACACCAGCTGGTGGCGCCGGCTTGGCATCTGGTTCCTGTCGATCCTGCCGATCGAATCGATGCTGTAG
- a CDS encoding superoxide dismutase family protein has protein sequence MKQVLLPLAAWIAATMALAGCAGSGMPSSSAAQPSATGATSGARASATLQPKSGSNTAGTVTFQQQPGGVMMTAAITGLPPNSVHGFHVHEKGDCSAPDAMSAGGHFNPAGKPHGQMTMADHHAGDMNNVTADANGNVRVSMLLPSLSVGTGANSVIGRAVVVHKDPDDYKTQPTGNAGGRIACGVVAAS, from the coding sequence ATGAAACAAGTGCTTCTCCCGCTGGCGGCGTGGATTGCCGCAACCATGGCACTGGCCGGCTGCGCCGGCTCCGGCATGCCCTCTTCGTCCGCGGCCCAGCCGTCCGCCACCGGCGCCACCAGCGGCGCCAGGGCGTCGGCCACGCTGCAGCCCAAGAGCGGCTCCAACACCGCCGGCACCGTCACCTTCCAGCAGCAGCCCGGCGGCGTGATGATGACGGCCGCGATTACCGGGCTGCCGCCCAATTCGGTCCACGGCTTCCACGTCCACGAGAAAGGCGACTGTTCCGCGCCCGACGCGATGAGCGCGGGCGGCCATTTCAACCCGGCCGGCAAGCCGCACGGGCAGATGACCATGGCGGACCACCATGCCGGCGACATGAACAACGTCACCGCCGATGCCAACGGCAACGTGCGCGTCAGCATGCTGCTGCCGTCGCTGTCGGTGGGTACCGGCGCCAACAGCGTGATCGGGCGCGCGGTGGTGGTGCACAAGGATCCGGACGACTACAAGACCCAGCCCACCGGCAATGCCGGCGGCCGCATTGCCTGCGGCGTGGTGGCGGCGTCCTGA
- a CDS encoding LysR family transcriptional regulator translates to MDRLVSMQAFTRVVDVGSFARAAESMDLPKATLTRLIQNLETHLGVKLLHRTTRRISVTNDGAAYYERCVRILADVEEAEQSLTRQNNSPRGTLSVDTTAGLAQLVLVPHLHEFFQAYPDLKLELTINGKPIDLLQEGVDVVLRVGIPLDEAMVARRIGHVQLAFYASPIYLNRSGTPRDLAELAQHKAVNFLSNRNGREMPWPLARGAERGEVLLPSAISTNDADVYLGCALEGHGIARISRAMAEPYVASGRLVEIMADWQTDELPISAMYPQNRHLSAKVRVFVNWAAELFSRHPHFGAAQQPLPVAA, encoded by the coding sequence ATGGACCGTCTCGTATCAATGCAGGCATTCACCCGGGTCGTCGACGTCGGCAGCTTTGCGCGTGCCGCCGAGTCGATGGACCTGCCCAAGGCCACGCTGACCCGCCTGATCCAGAACCTGGAAACCCATCTCGGCGTGAAGCTGCTGCACCGGACCACGCGCCGCATCAGCGTGACCAACGACGGCGCCGCGTACTACGAGCGCTGCGTGCGCATCCTGGCCGATGTCGAGGAGGCCGAGCAGTCGCTGACGCGCCAGAACAATTCGCCGCGCGGCACGCTCTCGGTCGACACCACGGCCGGGCTGGCGCAACTGGTGCTGGTGCCTCACCTGCATGAATTCTTCCAGGCCTATCCGGACCTGAAGCTGGAGCTGACCATCAACGGCAAGCCGATCGACCTGCTGCAGGAAGGCGTCGACGTGGTGCTGCGCGTCGGCATACCGCTGGACGAAGCCATGGTGGCCCGCCGTATCGGCCATGTGCAACTGGCGTTCTACGCCTCGCCGATCTACCTGAACCGCAGCGGCACCCCGCGCGACCTGGCCGAGCTGGCGCAGCACAAGGCGGTCAACTTCCTGTCCAACCGTAACGGCCGGGAGATGCCCTGGCCGCTGGCGCGCGGCGCGGAGCGCGGCGAGGTGCTGCTGCCCTCAGCCATTTCCACCAACGACGCGGATGTCTACCTTGGCTGCGCGCTGGAGGGCCACGGCATCGCCCGCATCTCGCGCGCCATGGCCGAGCCCTATGTGGCCAGCGGCAGGCTGGTGGAAATCATGGCCGACTGGCAGACCGATGAACTGCCGATCTCGGCGATGTATCCGCAGAACCGGCACCTGTCGGCCAAGGTGCGGGTGTTCGTGAACTGGGCCGCCGAGCTGTTCTCGCGCCATCCGCATTTTGGTGCGGCACAGCAGCCGCTGCCCGTGGCAGCCTGA
- a CDS encoding alpha/beta hydrolase, producing MSQKPGQRSAAASAATAPAAAGPGQARVAEHTVTSDGREVLVRVCYPPGYPAPGLDSAALLPWLVYLHAGGFVDGGLEHACHLVQDLATTVPAVVVTPAYSLAPDHPFPAAPEDAHSTVQWVLRNARRLKVDKTRFALVGEEAGGNLAIALAQMLRDRGTAQPRGQWLIRPVTDPCLQHASCAGFDGGQVPMETLKRLAENYRDYLPTPADTVHPYAAPALASRLAGLPPTLVQVAEHDALRAEGEAFAGRLGKAGVPAQAMIMPGACGDGVEEAHDSCQAWVDEGARFLRRCLAVADATSP from the coding sequence ATGTCACAGAAGCCAGGCCAACGCTCCGCAGCCGCCAGCGCCGCCACTGCCCCCGCGGCAGCCGGGCCGGGACAGGCGCGCGTGGCCGAGCACACGGTGACCAGCGACGGCCGCGAGGTCCTGGTGCGCGTGTGCTATCCGCCGGGCTACCCGGCACCGGGCCTCGACAGCGCCGCGCTGCTGCCCTGGCTGGTGTACCTGCATGCCGGCGGCTTCGTCGACGGCGGCCTGGAGCACGCCTGCCACCTGGTGCAGGACCTGGCCACGACGGTGCCCGCGGTGGTGGTGACTCCGGCGTATTCGCTGGCACCCGACCACCCGTTCCCGGCGGCGCCCGAGGACGCGCACAGCACGGTGCAATGGGTGTTGCGCAATGCCCGGCGCCTGAAGGTGGACAAGACCCGCTTTGCGCTGGTGGGCGAGGAAGCCGGCGGCAACCTGGCGATCGCCCTGGCGCAGATGCTGCGCGACCGCGGCACCGCCCAGCCGCGCGGCCAGTGGCTGATCCGGCCGGTGACCGACCCGTGCCTGCAGCACGCCTCTTGCGCGGGCTTCGACGGCGGGCAGGTGCCGATGGAAACCCTGAAGCGCCTGGCCGAGAACTATCGCGACTACCTGCCGACGCCGGCCGATACGGTGCATCCGTATGCCGCCCCGGCGCTGGCCTCGCGCCTGGCCGGGCTGCCGCCCACGCTGGTGCAGGTGGCCGAACACGACGCGCTGCGTGCCGAAGGCGAAGCCTTCGCCGGGCGCCTGGGCAAGGCCGGTGTGCCGGCCCAAGCCATGATCATGCCCGGCGCCTGCGGCGACGGCGTGGAAGAGGCCCATGACAGCTGTCAGGCATGGGTCGACGAAGGTGCGCGGTTCCTGCGGCGATGTCTGGCCGTGGCCGACGCTACCTCACCCTGA
- a CDS encoding efflux RND transporter periplasmic adaptor subunit translates to MQQQKRRTLIALAIVVVLGAGVAGSILRPWHSGEAHANTPPPAPAIEVAAVVGQTITEWDEFSGRLEAVDRVEIRPRVGGTIDAVHFREGALVKKGDPLFTIDPRPYAAEVARAEAALGAAQVRAAHAKGEGERAQRLLDDNAISKREFDERIHAARETGANVRAAQAQLETARLNLAYTRITAPVSGRVSRAEITVGNLVAPGVATPPLTTVVSVSPIYASFEIDEQSYLRYTAPGAGGGQANLPVYLGLANEDGHPHQGKIQSVDNRLDTRSGTIRVRAVFDNDDGRLLPGLYAKVKMGGGAPHAAVLVNDRAVGTDQGKKFVLVVDKANKLVYREVELGPNYEGLRVIRKGLKPGENIVVNGLQRVRPGDTVQPKAVAMAYRSELEPRPAAPDRKQAASEKGDADVKPVS, encoded by the coding sequence ATGCAGCAGCAGAAGCGACGTACCCTGATTGCCCTCGCCATCGTCGTGGTGCTCGGTGCCGGCGTGGCCGGTTCGATCCTGCGCCCTTGGCACAGCGGCGAAGCGCACGCCAACACGCCGCCGCCGGCGCCCGCCATCGAGGTGGCCGCGGTGGTCGGGCAGACCATCACCGAGTGGGATGAATTCTCCGGCCGCCTGGAAGCGGTGGACCGGGTCGAGATCCGCCCGCGCGTGGGCGGCACCATCGATGCCGTGCACTTCCGCGAAGGCGCGCTGGTGAAAAAGGGCGATCCGCTCTTCACCATCGACCCGCGGCCTTATGCCGCGGAGGTGGCACGCGCCGAGGCCGCGCTGGGCGCGGCGCAGGTGCGCGCCGCCCACGCCAAGGGCGAGGGCGAACGCGCGCAGCGCCTGCTGGACGACAACGCCATCTCGAAGCGCGAGTTCGACGAGCGCATCCATGCCGCGCGCGAAACCGGCGCCAACGTGCGCGCCGCGCAGGCGCAGCTGGAAACCGCGCGCCTGAACCTGGCCTACACCCGCATCACCGCGCCGGTGTCCGGCCGCGTGTCGCGCGCCGAGATCACGGTGGGCAACCTGGTGGCGCCCGGCGTGGCGACGCCGCCGCTCACCACGGTGGTATCGGTGTCGCCGATCTACGCCAGCTTCGAGATCGACGAGCAGAGCTACCTGCGCTACACCGCTCCCGGCGCCGGCGGCGGACAGGCCAACCTGCCGGTCTACCTTGGCCTGGCCAATGAGGACGGCCATCCGCACCAGGGCAAGATCCAGTCGGTCGACAACCGGCTCGATACCCGCAGCGGCACCATCCGCGTGCGCGCGGTGTTCGACAACGACGACGGCCGCCTGCTGCCGGGCCTGTACGCCAAGGTCAAGATGGGTGGCGGCGCGCCGCATGCGGCGGTGCTGGTCAACGACCGGGCGGTCGGCACCGACCAGGGCAAGAAGTTCGTGCTGGTGGTCGACAAGGCCAACAAGCTGGTCTACCGCGAAGTCGAGCTCGGGCCCAACTATGAAGGCCTGCGTGTCATCCGCAAGGGGCTGAAGCCGGGAGAGAACATCGTCGTCAACGGGCTGCAGCGCGTGCGGCCGGGCGACACGGTGCAGCCCAAGGCGGTGGCCATGGCCTACCGCAGCGAACTGGAGCCGCGCCCGGCGGCGCCTGACCGCAAGCAGGCTGCGAGCGAGAAGGGCGACGCCGACGTGAAGCCGGTGAGTTGA